A DNA window from Brassica napus cultivar Da-Ae chromosome C1, Da-Ae, whole genome shotgun sequence contains the following coding sequences:
- the LOC106373463 gene encoding uncharacterized protein LOC106373463: MKCKKMLEELNVSLMDTIQMIPSMRSLVKGLISGKNSADSDIMMVSKECSAVLQNRTVRKLEDPRKFVLSIQIGKTIFACSLCDLGSSVNLMSYSVAKRMGLTNFKPTRISLVFADRSVKLPVGVLEDLQVQIGNTTVPADFVVLELEDESKDPLILGQLVQSSMCAMGESISN, encoded by the coding sequence ATGAAGTGCAAGAAGATGCTAGAGGAGTTGAATGTATCTCTCATGGACACAATTCAGATGATTCCCTCAATGCGCAGTCTTGTGAAAGGGCTGATCTCTGGGAAGAACTCTGCAGACAGCGATATCATGATGGTCTCAAAAGAATGCAGCGCAGTCCTTCAAAACAGAACAGTCAGGAAACTGGAAGATCCTAGAAAATTTGTCCTCTCGATTCAGATTGGAAAAACAATTTTCGCCTGTTCCTTATGTGATTTAGGTTCCAGTGTGAATCTCATGTCCTATTCAGTTGCAAAACGTATGGGACTAACCAACTTTAAGCCTACTAGGATTTCGTTGGTGTTCGCAGACAGATCCGTCAAGCTGCCAGTAGGTGTTCTCGAAGACCTGCAAGTGCAAATTGGCAACACCACTGTTCCGGCGGACTTCGTGGTCCTGGAACTCGAAGATGAATCGAAAGACCCTCTCATTCTTGGCCAACTGGTGCAATCATCGATGTGCGCAATGGGAGAATCGATCTCCAACTAG
- the LOC125579901 gene encoding uncharacterized protein LOC125579901, translated as MVRDGIVLGHKISENGIEVDKAKIEVMMSLQPPNSVKGIGSFLGHAGFYRRFIKDFSKIARPLTRLLCKETKFEFDSDCLGAFHTIRRALVSAPIVQPPDWELPFEIMTDASDFAVGAVLGQRKDKKLHVIYYASRTLDKAQFRYATTEKELLAIVFAFEKFISYLVGSKVIVHTDHAALRYLLTKKDAKPRLLRWILLLQEFDLEIKDKKGIENGVADHLSRMKIDEDTALDDSLPIEPSDRARLLDQYGKRYRTTAPSSFLQRSGTPWLCDQKAISQSSMRQGNISKRNEMPQNFILEVEVFDCWGINFMGPFPSSFKNEYILVAVDYVSKWMEAIASPTNVAKVVTKMFKTIIFPRFGVPRVVISDGGSHFINKIFAGLLKKNGVQHKVATPYHPQTSRQVEVSNREIKSILQKIVNTSRKDWSLKLDNTLWAYRTAYKTPIGTTPYNLVYGKACHLPVELEYKTAWAVKLLNLDIKPAAERRSMQIHELEEIRHLAYESSKIYKE; from the exons ATGGTGCGTGATGGAATTGTTCTCGGTCACAAAATCTCAGAAAATGGGATCGAAGTGGATAAGGCAAAGATAGAAGTGATGATGAGTTTACAACCTCCAAACTCTGTTAAAGGAATCGGGAGTTTCCTCGGACATGCTGGTTTCTACAGAAGGTTCATCAAAGACTTCTCCAAAATCGCAAGACCACTCACTAGACTGCTCTGCAAGGAGACAAAATTTGAGTTCGATAGCGATTGTTTGGGCGCCTTCCACACGATAAGAAGAGCTCTAGTCAGCGCACCAATTGTGCAACCACCAGACTGGGAACTTCCTTTCGAGATCATGACTGACGCAAGCGACTTTGCGGTTGGAGCAGTACTCGGTCAACGAAAAGATAAGAAGCTTCACGTGATCTATTATGCGAGCAGAACACTAGACAAAGCTCAATTTCGCTATGCAACTACAGAGAAAGAACTTCTGGCAATTGTCTTTGCCTTCGAAAAATTCATATCCTACCTAGTTGGCTCTAAGGTGATAGTGCACACGGATCATGCAGCATTGAGGTATTTGCTGACGAAGAAGGATGCGAAACCAAGGCTACTCCGATGGATCTTATTGCTCCAGGAATTTGACCTAGAAATCAAAGACAAAAAGGGCATTGAGAATGGCGTTGCAGATCACCTCTCCAGAATGAAGATAGATGAAGACACAGCACTTGATGACAGCCTTCCGATCGAGCCTTCCGATCGAGCACGTCTACTCGATCAGTATGGGAAGCGTTACAGAACAACCGCTCCGTCCAGTTTCCTCCAGCGTTCTGGGACACCTTGGCTGTGCGATCAAAAAGCAATATCCCAATCTTCCATG CGCCAAGGGAATATCAGTAAacggaatgagatgcctcagaactTCATCTTGGAGGTTGAAGTATTCGATTGTTGGGGAATcaacttcatgggaccattcccgTCATCTTTCAAGAACGAGTACATATTGGTAGCAGTTGACTACGTTTCTAAGTGGATGGAAGCAATAGCCAGTCCCACAAACGTTGCAAAGGTGGTGACTAAGATGTTCAAAACCATAATCTTTCCAAGATTTGGGGTACCACGAGTAGTCATCAGTGATGGGGGTAGTCACTTCATAAACAAGATCTTCGCAGGCCTATTGAAGAAGAACGGCGTGCAACACAAGGTAGCCACGCCATATCACCCTCAAACTAGTAGACAAGTGGAAGTTTCAAACAGAGAGATCAAGAGCATCCTGCAGAAAATAGTTAACACCAGTCGCAAGGATTGGTCGCTCAAGCTAGATAACACTCTCTGGGCTTACAGAACAGCCTACAAAACACCAATCGGGACCACTCCCTACAACCTGGTGTACGGTAAAGCATGTCACCTGCCGGTTGAGTTGGAGTACAAGACAGCATGGGCTGTGAAGCTACTCAACTTAGACATCAAACCAGCAGCAGAGAGACGATCCATGCAGATACACGAGCTGGAAGAAATTAGACACCTAGCCTATGAAAGCTCAAAGATCTACAAGGAGTGA
- the LOC106373461 gene encoding glutathione S-transferase T3-like: protein MDSYPFSSHSKFVELLSQQTLSFGNNEDSVELSSSQVPFQSSLGTDASNYGGDTAAERKGRRKWTPTDDVVLISSWLNTSKDPVVGNEQKSFGFWKRIAAYFAASPLVAGCEEREPSHCKQRWHRINDLVSKFCGSCKATTREKTSSQNETDVLKLAHQIFYNNYKQRFTLEHAWKELRHDQKWCELATSKTEGSSKKRKCEDGADSSSSQATCPKRSPGVKAAKMSAKKPVVDEQTMNGFQTMWTIKQQDLAAKSMLCKMSLLEGSRVFGV from the exons ATGGATTCTTATCCATTTTCTTCTCACTCAAAGTTTGTTGaactacttagtcaacaaaCTCTTTCGTTTGGTAACAATGAAGATAGTGTTGAACTATCTTCATCACAAGTTCCATTTCAAAGCAGTCTTGGGACCGATGCTTCAAACTATGGGGGAGACACTGCGGCGGAGCGTAAAGGAAGACGCAAATGGACACCAACGGATGACGTGGTCCTGATCAGTTCATGGTTAAACACGAGCAAGGATCCAGTGGTTGGGAACGAGCAAAAATCCTTCGGTTTTTGGAAAAGAATAGCTGCCTACTTCGCTGCTAGTCCTCTGGTTGCTGGCTGTGAAGAGAGAGAGCCAAGCCATTGCAAGCAACGATGGCACAGGATCAATGACCTTGTGTCAAAGTTCTGTGGCTCGTGCAAAGCGACTACTAGAGAGAAAACGAGCAGCCAGAACGAGACTGATGTTCTCAAGCTTGCTCATCAAATCTTCTACAACAACTACAAGCAGAGATTCACTCTTGAACACGCTTGGAAGGAACTGCGCCACGACCAGAAGTGGTGCGAGCTTGCTACTTCTAAAACCGAAGGGAGCTCGAAGAAGAGGAAGTGTGAGGACGGTGCTGATTCCTCAAGCTCTCAAGCAACTTGCCCCAAGCGTTCCCCGGGTGTGAAGGCCGCAAAGATGAGTGCTAAGAAGCCGGTGGTAGATGAGCAGACGATGAATGGGTTCCAGACGATGTGGACAATCAAACAGCAGGATTTGGCCGCCAAATCAATGTTGTGTAAGATGAGTCTCCTTGAAG GTTCACGGGTCTTTGGAGTCTAA